In one Acanthochromis polyacanthus isolate Apoly-LR-REF ecotype Palm Island chromosome 20, KAUST_Apoly_ChrSc, whole genome shotgun sequence genomic region, the following are encoded:
- the LOC110951841 gene encoding protein shisa-2, with protein MWGGGFPMSVTTIVTLLLVIIDVKASGEYCHGWHDAQGVWKEGFQCPEKIDAEDAIICCGKCELRYCCSSTDARLDQGSCDNDRQAQEPGADSKENKDSGAVPIYVPFLIVGSVFVAFILVGSVVAVCCCRCLRPKQELSSSGATGGGTSSGRLLETIPMMASTSRGSSSRQSSTATSSSSSAPPAAPRPAPPPLMRAQASCCLPPDASVFVNMPTNFSVLNCQQATQIMPHQGQFLHPQYIGYAHPVSPTPTFLDPTQGGYRPLQSPCPPLNVGSSVTSDQKYPPVTV; from the exons ATGTGGGGAGGAGGTTTCCCGATGTCTGTCACCACGATTGTGACTCTGCTCCTGGTTATAATTGATGTGAAAGCCAGCGGGGAGTACTGCCACGGCTGGCACGACGCACAGGGTGTCTGGAAAGAAGGGTTCCAGTGCCCGGAGAAGATCGACGCAGAGGACGCGATCATCTGCTGTGGAAAATGCGAGCTGCGCTACTGCTGCTCCAGCACGGACGCACGACTGGATCAGGGCAGCTGCGATAACGACCGGCAGGCACAGGAGCCCGGGGCAGACAGCAAAGAGAACAAGGACTCCGGTGCAG TGCCCATCTACGTGCCTTTCCTGATCGTGGGCTCCGTGTTCGTAGCTTTCATCCTGGTGGGTTCTGTGGTTGCCGTTTGTTGCTGCCGCTGCCTCCGGCCCAAGCAGGAACTGTCATCATCAGGTGCCACAGGAGGCGGGACCAGCAGCGGGCGCCTCTTGGAGACCATCCCCATGATGGCGAGCACCTCCAGGGGTTCCTCATCCCGGCAGTCCAGCACAGCCACCTCGTCCAGCTCCTCGGCTCCACCTGCCGCCCCCCGTCCTGCACCGCCTCCCCTCATGCGGGCTCAGGCCTCCTGCTGTCTGCCGCCCGACGCCAGCGTCTTCGTCAACATGCCCACCAACTTCTCCGTTCTCAACTGCCAGCAGGCCACCCAGATCATGCCTCACCAGGGACAGTTCCTGCACCCGCAGTACATCGGCTACGCCCACCCCGTGTCCCCTACCCCAACCTTCTTGGACCCCACTCAGGGAGGATACAGACCCCTCCAGTCCCCCTGCCCTCCTCTCAACGTAGGGTCCAGTGTCACCAGTGACCAGAAATACCCTCCAGTGACGGTGTGA
- the spice1 gene encoding spindle and centriole-associated protein 1 isoform X1, which translates to MSFVRVGRPQQYSKGKRPVGPKKAAAAPRRAWVSTVNDLSVHKLTPAELSHRHEMHKSHNKAAAQWELKEKALKRRLRHAGSPGPLDQASLSIIREVFSDQLLLQDVLARSDRAMAVVKDLFGDAPRRQTGHPSVTMAPNCDSDTELPVLQRPDPPTHLSLLSQSMMDQEALNELEASEEDHKHINSHPSGSSEYNVIRRTNVRKMKMPTRGRVTQQQKVYHPHYHHGDEDNVPVTPCISGRAPDQAALNATVAVQRVRSKQSQSEEGEVPVSQVLNPEQPLSQSGMIRSHTSRTRKCASHSSQLDGSSVASLSGDQSSLGQLQSMLGQVEADLDAMSPDAEPASAQSPKQQRTQGLTGFSVALVSTIGRLVHLLKQREDEAQKEVEERRSLEEQLKEQRGLIDALTAETMTLREEAAALQAGLQQRTAELEQKLDAVVLLMGGLGLLGEQSSQPQDSDVHTAVSQSAPVAERVSERLPEETQVSVPPAVLLSPPRQTDNWQHVSVAHPVPQHQQLNPVETLHSCEDFQAHGSASSLNSLPLTSASSLSQSSNPLSACVSPSAMLAEIAQLNRQNDVIRAQLSRVKSLESKVGGSLNNNSECGSSSSSSTGRVTAQSVGERRMSGSSSSTGRRIQRIRTPEKEQLTQQVTSSNSVEQRLLELNRQSAAARGRLLDLIEQQKQNVSARVSPSVSPIPPSAFSPNTAAEGGSREVLPEQELWSHDAAERRYAGSDVSSHSFGRETSDGKTQVHTQMDKPREREGWFALSAHVR; encoded by the exons ATGTCGTTTGTGAGAGTGGGGCGTCCACAGCAGTACAGCAAAGGGAAAAGGCCTGTTGGTccaaagaaagcagcagcagctcccagAAGAGCGTGGGTG AGCACTGTCAATGACCTGTCTGTGCACAAGCTGACACCTGCAGAGCTG AGTCATCGACATGAGATGCACAAATCTCACAACAAGGCTGCAGCTCAGTGGGAGCTTAAAGAAAAGGCCCTGAAACGTCGTCTCAGACACGCAGGGAGCCCTGGACCTCTGGACCAGGCCAGCCTCAGCATCATCAGGGAG GTTTTCTCTGATCAGCTTCTGCTGCAGGATGTGCTGGCCAGATCTGACAGAGCCATGGCTGTAGTCAAGGACCTGTTTGGAGATGCTCcacgcagacagacag GACATCCCAGCGTGACCATGGCTCCAAACTGTGACTCTGATACTGAACTGCCTGTTCTCCAGAGACCAGATCCTCCAACTCATCTGTCGCTCCTCAGCCAGTCTATGATGGAtcaagag gcaCTTAATGAATTAGAAGCTTCAGAAGAAGACCACAAACACATAAATTCCCATCCCTCTGGCAGTTCAGAATATAATGTAATCCGAAG AACTAatgtaagaaaaatgaaaatgccgACTCGGGGTAGAGTGACGCAGCAGCAGAAAGTCTATCATCCCCACTATCACCATGGAGATGAGGATAATGTTCCAGTGACCCCCTGCATATCAGGCAGAGCACCAGACCAAGCAG CTCTCAACGCCACAGTCGCTGTTCAGCGTGTTCGGTCAAAACAGAGTCAGTCTGAGGAAGGTGAGGTCCCCGTTTCTCAGGTCCTGAATCCTGAACAGCCTCTCAGCCAGTCAG gAATGATCAGAAGTCacaccagcagaaccaggaagTGTGCTTCTCATAGTTCACAGCTGGATGGCTCCTCTGTGGCCTCGCTCAGTGGGGACCAGTCCAGTCTGGGGCAGCTGCAGTCCATGCTGGGTCAGGTAGAGGCAGACCTGGATGCTATGAGTCCTGACGCAGAACCAGCATCAGCACAGAGTCCAAAACAGCAGAGAACACAAGGCCTCACGGGATTCTCTGTCGCCTTGGTCTCCACAATCGGACGTTTAGTGCATCTCCTCAAACAG AGGGAAGACGAAGCTCAGAAAGAGGTTGAGGAGAGAAGAAGCCTGGAGGAGCAGCTAAAAGAGCAGCGAGGGCTTATTGATGCTCTTACCGCTGAAACCATGACTCTGAGAGAAGAGGCTGCTGCCCTGCAG GCAGGGTTGCAGCAGCGGACCGCAGAGCTGGAGCAGAAGTTGGACGCAGTGGTGTTGCTGATGGGAGGTCTGGGACTACTGGGGGAACAAAGCAGCCAACCCCAAGACTCtgacgttcacactgcag TTTCTCAGTCTGCACCTGTTGCTGAGCGAGTTTCTGAGAGACTTCCTGAGGAAACGCAAGTTTCTGTTCCTCCTGCTGTCCTGCTCTCCCCACCTCGACAGACTGACAACTGGCAACACGTTTCTG TGGCTCATCCTGTGCCACAGCATCAGCAGCTTAATCCTGTAGAAACCCTGCATTCCTGTGAGGACTTCCAGGCTCACGGCTCAGCCTCTAGTCTCAACAGTTTACCACTCACCTCCGCCTCGTCACTATCGCAGAGCTCCAACCCTCTCAGCGCATGTGTCTCTCCAAGTGCAATGCTTGCAGAGATCGCTCAGCTGAACAGACAGAATGACGTGATCAGGGCTCAGCTCAGCCGGGTGAAGAGCCTCGAGTCAAAGGTGGGAGGATCGCTGAATAATAACAGCGAATGTGGAAGCTCGAGCTCCAGCAGCACAGGCAGAGTCACAGCTCAGAGTGTTGGAGAAAGAAGGATGTCTggatccagcagcagcacaggcAGACGGATCCAGAGAATCCGGACTCCTGAGAAAGAGCAGCTGACTCAACAG gtaacatcatcaaacagtgtGGAGCAGCGCCTCCTGGAGCTGAACCGGCAGAGCGCAGCAGCCAGGGGTCGACTGCTGGACCTTATTGAGCAACAGAAGCAAAACGTTTCAGCCAGAGTGTCTCCCTCCGTCTCCCCCATCCCTCCCTCTGCTTTCAGCCCAAATACAGCAG CTGAAGGAGGAAGTCGAGAGGTGCTGCCTGAACAGGAGCTCTGGTCCCATGATGCTGCTGAGAGACG ATATGCTGGTTCTGATGTGTCTTCTCACAGCTTTGGAAGAGAAACCAGTGATGGCaaaacacaggtacacacacag ATGGACAAGCCGAGAGAACGAGAAGGATGGTTTGCCTTGTCTGCACATGTGAGATGA
- the spice1 gene encoding spindle and centriole-associated protein 1 isoform X2, translating into MSFVRVGRPQQYSKGKRPVGPKKAAAAPRRAWVSTVNDLSVHKLTPAELSHRHEMHKSHNKAAAQWELKEKALKRRLRHAGSPGPLDQASLSIIREVFSDQLLLQDVLARSDRAMAVVKDLFGDAPRRQTGHPSVTMAPNCDSDTELPVLQRPDPPTHLSLLSQSMMDQEALNELEASEEDHKHINSHPSGSSEYNVIRRTNVRKMKMPTRGRVTQQQKVYHPHYHHGDEDNVPVTPCISGRAPDQAALNATVAVQRVRSKQSQSEEGEVPVSQVLNPEQPLSQSGMIRSHTSRTRKCASHSSQLDGSSVASLSGDQSSLGQLQSMLGQVEADLDAMSPDAEPASAQSPKQQRTQGLTGFSVALVSTIGRLVHLLKQREDEAQKEVEERRSLEEQLKEQRGLIDALTAETMTLREEAAALQAGLQQRTAELEQKLDAVVLLMGGLGLLGEQSSQPQDSDVHTAVSQSAPVAERVSERLPEETQVSVPPAVLLSPPRQTDNWQHVSVAHPVPQHQQLNPVETLHSCEDFQAHGSASSLNSLPLTSASSLSQSSNPLSACVSPSAMLAEIAQLNRQNDVIRAQLSRVKSLESKVGGSLNNNSECGSSSSSSTGRVTAQSVGERRMSGSSSSTGRRIQRIRTPEKEQLTQQVTSSNSVEQRLLELNRQSAAARGRLLDLIEQQKQNVSARVSPSVSPIPPSAFSPNTAAEGGSREVLPEQELWSHDAAERRYAGSDVSSHSFGRETSDGKTQMDKPREREGWFALSAHVR; encoded by the exons ATGTCGTTTGTGAGAGTGGGGCGTCCACAGCAGTACAGCAAAGGGAAAAGGCCTGTTGGTccaaagaaagcagcagcagctcccagAAGAGCGTGGGTG AGCACTGTCAATGACCTGTCTGTGCACAAGCTGACACCTGCAGAGCTG AGTCATCGACATGAGATGCACAAATCTCACAACAAGGCTGCAGCTCAGTGGGAGCTTAAAGAAAAGGCCCTGAAACGTCGTCTCAGACACGCAGGGAGCCCTGGACCTCTGGACCAGGCCAGCCTCAGCATCATCAGGGAG GTTTTCTCTGATCAGCTTCTGCTGCAGGATGTGCTGGCCAGATCTGACAGAGCCATGGCTGTAGTCAAGGACCTGTTTGGAGATGCTCcacgcagacagacag GACATCCCAGCGTGACCATGGCTCCAAACTGTGACTCTGATACTGAACTGCCTGTTCTCCAGAGACCAGATCCTCCAACTCATCTGTCGCTCCTCAGCCAGTCTATGATGGAtcaagag gcaCTTAATGAATTAGAAGCTTCAGAAGAAGACCACAAACACATAAATTCCCATCCCTCTGGCAGTTCAGAATATAATGTAATCCGAAG AACTAatgtaagaaaaatgaaaatgccgACTCGGGGTAGAGTGACGCAGCAGCAGAAAGTCTATCATCCCCACTATCACCATGGAGATGAGGATAATGTTCCAGTGACCCCCTGCATATCAGGCAGAGCACCAGACCAAGCAG CTCTCAACGCCACAGTCGCTGTTCAGCGTGTTCGGTCAAAACAGAGTCAGTCTGAGGAAGGTGAGGTCCCCGTTTCTCAGGTCCTGAATCCTGAACAGCCTCTCAGCCAGTCAG gAATGATCAGAAGTCacaccagcagaaccaggaagTGTGCTTCTCATAGTTCACAGCTGGATGGCTCCTCTGTGGCCTCGCTCAGTGGGGACCAGTCCAGTCTGGGGCAGCTGCAGTCCATGCTGGGTCAGGTAGAGGCAGACCTGGATGCTATGAGTCCTGACGCAGAACCAGCATCAGCACAGAGTCCAAAACAGCAGAGAACACAAGGCCTCACGGGATTCTCTGTCGCCTTGGTCTCCACAATCGGACGTTTAGTGCATCTCCTCAAACAG AGGGAAGACGAAGCTCAGAAAGAGGTTGAGGAGAGAAGAAGCCTGGAGGAGCAGCTAAAAGAGCAGCGAGGGCTTATTGATGCTCTTACCGCTGAAACCATGACTCTGAGAGAAGAGGCTGCTGCCCTGCAG GCAGGGTTGCAGCAGCGGACCGCAGAGCTGGAGCAGAAGTTGGACGCAGTGGTGTTGCTGATGGGAGGTCTGGGACTACTGGGGGAACAAAGCAGCCAACCCCAAGACTCtgacgttcacactgcag TTTCTCAGTCTGCACCTGTTGCTGAGCGAGTTTCTGAGAGACTTCCTGAGGAAACGCAAGTTTCTGTTCCTCCTGCTGTCCTGCTCTCCCCACCTCGACAGACTGACAACTGGCAACACGTTTCTG TGGCTCATCCTGTGCCACAGCATCAGCAGCTTAATCCTGTAGAAACCCTGCATTCCTGTGAGGACTTCCAGGCTCACGGCTCAGCCTCTAGTCTCAACAGTTTACCACTCACCTCCGCCTCGTCACTATCGCAGAGCTCCAACCCTCTCAGCGCATGTGTCTCTCCAAGTGCAATGCTTGCAGAGATCGCTCAGCTGAACAGACAGAATGACGTGATCAGGGCTCAGCTCAGCCGGGTGAAGAGCCTCGAGTCAAAGGTGGGAGGATCGCTGAATAATAACAGCGAATGTGGAAGCTCGAGCTCCAGCAGCACAGGCAGAGTCACAGCTCAGAGTGTTGGAGAAAGAAGGATGTCTggatccagcagcagcacaggcAGACGGATCCAGAGAATCCGGACTCCTGAGAAAGAGCAGCTGACTCAACAG gtaacatcatcaaacagtgtGGAGCAGCGCCTCCTGGAGCTGAACCGGCAGAGCGCAGCAGCCAGGGGTCGACTGCTGGACCTTATTGAGCAACAGAAGCAAAACGTTTCAGCCAGAGTGTCTCCCTCCGTCTCCCCCATCCCTCCCTCTGCTTTCAGCCCAAATACAGCAG CTGAAGGAGGAAGTCGAGAGGTGCTGCCTGAACAGGAGCTCTGGTCCCATGATGCTGCTGAGAGACG ATATGCTGGTTCTGATGTGTCTTCTCACAGCTTTGGAAGAGAAACCAGTGATGGCaaaacacag ATGGACAAGCCGAGAGAACGAGAAGGATGGTTTGCCTTGTCTGCACATGTGAGATGA